In Drosophila teissieri strain GT53w chromosome 2R, Prin_Dtei_1.1, whole genome shotgun sequence, the following proteins share a genomic window:
- the LOC122612980 gene encoding mucin-1: MKLLCSVLILASVLAANAKPNVQLQLQSALDQYLVHARNLDATVSADVTTQCFSLYLPMLNEVAATFSTSYQACISTANAETANLTAEADKQQKIYQAEVTSLCGAFTACNSDNDTTTFFNCYASAAESDVSVIYDIATNAATSASSLSMGIQAIQATEYQCTNTTESNYVRDTAATYDLLDSCLKYGVPTTSTAAPSSSSPVASSSGAPVTDGTTVAASSTASAGTTVAVTTAAPGTTVVASSSASADTTVVASSTTSRGTTVTTAAPGTPAAATTAAAGTPASS; encoded by the exons ATGAAGCTACTGTGCAGTGTGCTAATCCTTGCCAGCGTTCTGGCGGCCAAC GCCAAACCCAAtgtccagctgcagctgcagagtGCCCTGGACCAGTATCTGGTGCACGCCCGCAATCTGGATGCCACCGTGTCCGCGGATGTGACCACCCAGTGCTTCAGCCTCTATCTGCCCATGCTGAACGAGGTGGCCGCCACCTTCTCCACCTCCTACCAGGCCTGCATCAGCACCGCCAACGCCGAGACCGCCAACCTGACCGCCGAGGCCGACAAGCAGCAGAAGATCTACCAGGCGGAGGTCACCAGCCTCTGCGGCGCCTTCACCGCCTGCAACAGCGACAACGACACCACTACCTTCTTCAACTGCTACGCCAGTGCG GCTGAGAGTGATGTCTCTGTGATCTACGACATCGCCACCAATGCCGCCACTTCGGCCAGCAGCCTGAGCATGGGCATCCAGGCCATCCAGGCCACCGAGTACCAGTGCACCAACACCACGGAGAGTAACTACGTCCGGGACACCGCTGCCACCTACGATCTGCTGGACAGCTGCCTCAAGTACGGAGTGcccaccacctccaccgccgccccctcctcctccagccCCGTTGCTAGCTCGAGCGGGGCTCCTGTCACTGATGGCACCACTGTTGCTGCATCGTCCACCGCCTCTGCTGGCACCACTGTGGCTGTGACCACCGCCGCTCCTGGCACCACTGTGGTTGCATCGTCCTCCGCCTCTGCTGACACCACTGTGGTTGCATCGTCTACCACCTCTCGTGGCACCACTGTGACCACCGCTGCACCCGGAACTCCTGCTGCGGCAACCACGGCCGCTGCTGGCACTCCGGCCTCTTCTTAA
- the LOC122614080 gene encoding uncharacterized protein LOC122614080, protein MQSHLIAILLATVAIGSCVANPNLISGPSQMLEIMRASSEMQRNNPQLVLECFDYYKPLLQDDYDAYQVEYNQCIAKFDGGKAEVQQRYVPVVWGISNTTFDSCMELLDCDNKNSSENALSCYAEQGPIRSKDLSSVAFNASTQVSSLLQEVEQLGFTRDLCCNASARNYEINSAKTNQALQQCLASVVPVPESSTTSSTSATSSTTAAPVSTDSPTTVAESTSTPIISSSTTRSPSTVAHFSAVESSSGNSQNRFARKVESILKHIV, encoded by the exons ATGCAGTCCCATCTCATCGCCATCCTGCTGGCCACCGTGGCCATCGGCTCCTGCGTCGCGAATCCCAATCTCATCTCTGGTCCCTCGCAAATGCTCGAGATAATGAGAGCCTCCAGCGAGATGCAGCGTAATAATCCACAACTGGTGTTAGAGTGTTTCGACTATTATAAACCCCTTTTGCAAGACGACTATGACGCGTATCAGGTTGAGTACAATCAGTGCATCGCTAAATTCGATGGCGGTAAGGCCGAGGTCCAGCAGCGATATGTGCCCGTTGTCTGGGGCATCAGCAACACCACCTTCGACAGCTGCATGGAGCTGCTGGACTGTGATAACAAGAATAGCAGTGAGAACGCGCTATCCTGCTACGCCGAACAG GGTCCAATTAGGTCCAAGGACTTGTCCAGTGTGGCTTTCAATGCGTCGACCCAAGTCAGTTCGCTGTTGCAGGAGGTCGAGCAACTGGGATTCACCCGCGATCTATGCTGCAATGCATCGGCCAGGAACTATGAGATCAACTCCGCCAAGACCAACCAAGCTCTTCAGCAATGCCTGGCAAGTGTAGTTCCTGTGCCAGAAAGTAGCACCACTAGCTCCACCAGCGCCACTTCCAGCACCACCGCTGCCCCCGTTTCCACCGATAGCCCCACAACCGTAGCAgaatccacatccacaccaaTTATAAGTTCGTCCACAACGAGGTCTCCATCGACAGTGGCGCACTTCAGTGCCGTTGaaagcagcagtggcaacagccAGAACCGATTTGCCAGGAAAGTGGAAAGTATTTTGAAACATATTGTTTAA
- the LOC122614119 gene encoding uncharacterized protein LOC122614119: MNILCTVLIIASVLAANAKPNTQAPSALDQYLVHARSLDAFVSEDMTTTCFNTYMPMLNQLAATFSASYQECISTANAQTANLTAQAEQQQKTYQSDVATLCSAFTACNSSDDTTDFFNCYANAANNDVSVIYNLASSAASSASSLSSGIQAIQSTEYQCTNTTQNNYVRDTAATYDLLDSCLKNGVPTSTATSAAATQTTSTTDGFFFGL, encoded by the exons ATGAATATTCTGTGCACCGTGCTAATCATCGCCAGCGTTTTGGCAGCCAAC GCCAAACCCAATACGCAGGCGCCGAGTGCTTTGGATCAGTATCTGGTGCACGCTCGCAGTCTGGATGCATTCGTTTCGGAGGATATGACCACGACGTGCTTCAACACATACATGCCCATGCTGAACCAACTGGCTGCCACCTTCTCGGCCTCCTATCAGGAATGCATCAGCACCGCCAATGCCCAGACCGCCAATCTGACCGCAcaggcggagcagcagcagaagaccTACCAGTCCGATGTTGCCACACTCTGCAGCGCTTTTACCGCCTGCAACAGCAGCGATGACACCACCGACTTCTTCAACTGCTACGCCAATGCC GCTAATAATGATGTCTCCGTGATCTACAACCTGGCCAGCAGTGCTGCCAGCTCGGCCAGCTCCCTGAGCTCGGGCATCCAAGCCATCCAGAGCACGGAGTACCAGTGCACCAATACGACGCAGAACAACTACGTCCGTGATACTGCTGCCACCTACGATCTGCTGGACAGCTGCCTGAAGAACGGAGTGCCCACCTCCACTGCCACATCCGCAGCTGCCACTCAGACTACCTCCACCACAGACGGCTTCTTCTTTGGCCTTTAA
- the LOC122613441 gene encoding lisH domain-containing protein C1711.05 isoform X1, with product MQVKLCAILLAIGLSQVVAYPPLQLNNPHKNLVQFMIQSREVSSNSDHTLVCLDYYLPLMDEVVDTYKADVKACLDAASLEISQINDNTKDERDAIDASANLSCAALTACSAKEGAEDYFKCYSEVGTNNTKTMFTISANASELLAAVQEELRLINVKEEVCTNKTQRTYGENYGALYDDLGSCIGGAPIPSETTSTQASSTDSSTDSSSVSTESSTDSSSVSTESSTDSSTDSSSASTESSTDSSTYSSSASTESSTDSSTDSSSSSSESSTDSSTDSSSVSTESSTDSSTDSSSVSTESSTDSSTDSSSSASTESSTDSSTDSSSSASTESSTDSSSTESSTDSSSTESSTDSSSDSTASSTESSSVSTESTTESDGNKESAPEEDLKSLSTQNSNDLQKILKNLRVWFKTH from the exons ATGCAAGTCAAGTTGTGCGCTATCCTGTTGGCCATTGGCCTCAGTCAGGTCGTGGCCTATCCTCCACTGCAACTCAACAATCCGCACAAGAACTTGGTGCAGTTCATGATCCAATCCCGTGAAGTCAGCAGCAATAGTGACCATACCCTTGTGTGCTTGGATTATTACCTTCCCCTGATGGACGAAGTTGTGGATACCTACAAGGCCGATGTCAAGGCGTGTTTGGATGCAGCTTCCTTGGAGATCTCGCAGATCAACGACAACACCAAGGACGAACGAGATGCCATCGACGCCTCCGCCAATCTCTCCTGCGCTGCCCTCACCGCTTGCAGTGCCAAGGAAGGCGCCGAAGATTACTTCAAGTGCTACAGTGAAGTC GGTACCAACAACACCAAAACCATGTTCACCATCTCCGCTAACGCCTCCGAGCTGCTGGCCGCTGTCCAGGAGGAACTGCGTCTCATCAATGTGAAGGAAGAGGTGTGCACCAACAAAACGCAGAGGACCTATGGAGAGAACTATGGTGCGCTCTACGACGACTTGGGCTCATGCATTGGTGGAGCTCCCATTCCATCGGAAACTACAAGCACACAGGCTTCTTCCACGGATTCGTCGACTGACTCATCCTCTGTTTCCACCGAGTCCTCTACTGATTCGTCCTCCGTTTCAACCGAATCCTCTACTGATTCCTCCACTGATTCGTCCTCCGCATCAACCGAATCCTCTACTGATTCCTCGACCTACTCGTCCTCTGCTTCAACGGAATCCTCCACAGATTCATCGACTGATTCGTCCTCTTCGTCCTCCGAATCCTCCACTGATTCATCGACAGATTCGTCTTCAGTGTCCACCGAATCCTCCACTGATTCATCGACCGATTCGTCTTCAGTGTCCACCGAATCCTCCACTGATTCGTCGACTGATTCGTCGTCCTCTGCATCCACCGAATCCTCCACTGATTCGTCGACTGATTCGTCGTCCTCTGCATCCACCGAATCCTCCACTGATTCGTCGTCCACCGAATCCTCCACTGATTCGTCGTCCACCGAATCCTCCACTGATTCGTCCTCCGATTCCACCGCATCCTCTACTGAATCCTCATCTGTTTCCACGGAATCCACCACAGAAAGTGATGGTAATAAGGAATCGGCACCTGAGGAGGACTTGAAATCCCTCTCCACTCAGAACAGCAATGACCTCCAGAAGATTCTTAAGAATCTGCGGGTTTGGTTCAAAACTCACTAA
- the LOC122612983 gene encoding uncharacterized protein LOC122612983, producing the protein MVISAMKTAIILLLALKAYAEPTPRTLNSLCSYFDNGNETVSNLGNTKKCFARYLPKLESEGATWSQGYSACQKDTTSERQSLLTNATGAQEEIRAAALDMSSFIDQCLALTESLDFFNCFAKMAKLQLANVYSISFNASEQALILNKKLSRIELEHYRCTNQTEQKYVKGTDTIFRSLDQCLQQSDAL; encoded by the exons ATGGTCATCAGTGCCATGAAAACTGCTATTATTCTGCTTCTAGCCCTTAAG GCGTATGCTGAGCCTACTCCACGAACTCTGAACTCTTTGTGTTCCTACTTTGATAATGGAAACGAAACGGTTTCCAATCTGGGCAACACCAAGAAGTGTTTTGCCCGTTATCTACCCAAACTGGAAAGTGAAGGGGCAACCTGGTCGCAAGGATACAGTGCCTGTCAGAAGGATACTACTAGCGAACGGCAGTCCTTGCTAACGAATGCCACTGGGGCTCAGGAGGAGATTCGAGCAGCTGCCCTGGACATGTCTTCGTTTATTGATCAGTGTTTGGCCTTGACAGAGTCCCTCGACTTTTTCAATTGCTTTGCCAAAATG GCCAAGCTACAGTTGGCGAATGTCTAcagtatttcatttaatgccAGCGAACAGGCGTTGATCCTAAATAAGAAATTAAGTAGAATCGAATTGGAGCACTATCGGTGCACAAATCAAACCGAACAAAAGTATGTGAAAGGAACCGATACCATCTTTCGATCCTTGGATCAATGTCTGCAGCAAAGTGATGCactttaa
- the LOC122613441 gene encoding cell wall protein IFF6 isoform X3, whose translation MQVKLCAILLAIGLSQVVAYPPLQLNNPHKNLVQFMIQSREVSSNSDHTLVCLDYYLPLMDEVVDTYKADVKACLDAASLEISQINDNTKDERDAIDASANLSCAALTACSAKEGAEDYFKCYSEVGTNNTKTMFTISANASELLAAVQEELRLINVKEEVCTNKTQRTYGENYGALYDDLGSCIGGAPIPSETTSTQASSTDSSTDSSSVSTESSTDSSSVSTESSTDSSTDSSSASTESSTDSSTYSSSASTESSTDSSTDSSSSSSESSTDSSTDSSSVSTESSTDSSTDSSSVSTESSTDSSTDSSSSASTESSTDSSSDSTASSTESSSVSTESTTESDGNKESAPEEDLKSLSTQNSNDLQKILKNLRVWFKTH comes from the exons ATGCAAGTCAAGTTGTGCGCTATCCTGTTGGCCATTGGCCTCAGTCAGGTCGTGGCCTATCCTCCACTGCAACTCAACAATCCGCACAAGAACTTGGTGCAGTTCATGATCCAATCCCGTGAAGTCAGCAGCAATAGTGACCATACCCTTGTGTGCTTGGATTATTACCTTCCCCTGATGGACGAAGTTGTGGATACCTACAAGGCCGATGTCAAGGCGTGTTTGGATGCAGCTTCCTTGGAGATCTCGCAGATCAACGACAACACCAAGGACGAACGAGATGCCATCGACGCCTCCGCCAATCTCTCCTGCGCTGCCCTCACCGCTTGCAGTGCCAAGGAAGGCGCCGAAGATTACTTCAAGTGCTACAGTGAAGTC GGTACCAACAACACCAAAACCATGTTCACCATCTCCGCTAACGCCTCCGAGCTGCTGGCCGCTGTCCAGGAGGAACTGCGTCTCATCAATGTGAAGGAAGAGGTGTGCACCAACAAAACGCAGAGGACCTATGGAGAGAACTATGGTGCGCTCTACGACGACTTGGGCTCATGCATTGGTGGAGCTCCCATTCCATCGGAAACTACAAGCACACAGGCTTCTTCCACGGATTCGTCGACTGACTCATCCTCTGTTTCCACCGAGTCCTCTACTGATTCGTCCTCCGTTTCAACCGAATCCTCTACTGATTCCTCCACTGATTCGTCCTCCGCATCAACCGAATCCTCTACTGATTCCTCGACCTACTCGTCCTCTGCTTCAACGGAATCCTCCACAGATTCATCGACTGATTCGTCCTCTTCGTCCTCCGAATCCTCCACTGATTCATCGACAGATTCGTCTTCAGTGTCCACCGAATCCTCCACTGATTCATCGACCGATTCGTCTTCAGTGTCCACCGAATCCTCCACTGATTCGTCGACTGATTCGTCGTCCTCTGCA TCCACCGAATCCTCCACTGATTCGTCCTCCGATTCCACCGCATCCTCTACTGAATCCTCATCTGTTTCCACGGAATCCACCACAGAAAGTGATGGTAATAAGGAATCGGCACCTGAGGAGGACTTGAAATCCCTCTCCACTCAGAACAGCAATGACCTCCAGAAGATTCTTAAGAATCTGCGGGTTTGGTTCAAAACTCACTAA
- the LOC122614311 gene encoding proteoglycan 4 — MKFAVALCLLLATSGYALVPKHPADLVSMLARQQFAVRTLMAAPEPRDESTLINDCFNHYLEDQTNVIMGYNLQYTGCLRSAQTGRDELTKESASERQALLDRTNSMCYSLTQCDTLVDGLEFFDCYRNASSDSYKVMFTLNSDSSLDFNRISAKYQVIETDLTACVDAARLDYAHDMDSCDENLTVCLKGGETEPTTTPEAPVTTTTPVAPVTTTTPEAPVTTTTPEAPVTTTTPEAPVTTTTPEAPVTTTTPEAPVTTTTPEAPVTTTTPEAPVTTTTPEAPVTTTTPEAPVTTTPEAPVTTTTPEAPVTTTPEAPVTTTTPEAPVTTTPEAPVTTTTPEAPVTTTTPEAPVTTTTPEAPVTTTTPEAPVTTTPEPTTTSERPPEEDINRSSRFGQRRSWNLFKRFF; from the exons ATGAAGTTCGCTGTTGCCCTGTGCCTGCTCTTGGCCACCAGTGGCTATGCCCTGGTTCCCAAGCATCCCGCTGACCTCGTTTCCATGTTGGCCCGCCAGCAGTTCGCAGTGCGCACTTTGATGGCCGCTCCCGAGCCGCGTGATGAATCGACCCTGATCAATGACTGCTTCAACCACTACCTGGAGGACCAGACCAACGTGATCATGGGCTACAACCTGCAGTACACCGGATGTCTGAGGAGCGCCCAAACTGGCCGCGACGAGCTCACCAAGGAGAGCGCCTCGGAGCGCCAGGCCCTCCTGGATCGCACCAACAGCATGTGCTACAGCCTGACCCAGTGCGATACCCTCGTGGATGGCCTGGAGTTCTTCGACTGCTACCGCAATGCC TCCTCCGACAGCTACAAGGTTATGTTCACCCTGAACAGTGACTCCAGCCTGGACTTCAACCGCATCAGTGCCAAGTACCAAGTGATCGAGACCGATCTTACCGCCTGTGTGGATGCGGCTCGCTTGGATTACGCCCACGATATGGACTCGTGCGACGAGAATCTGACGGTCTGCTTGAAGGGAGGCGAGACTGAGCCCACCACTACTCCTGAGGCTCCTGTGACCACCACTACTCCTGTGGCTCCAGTGACCACCACTACTCCGGAGGCTCCAGTGACCACCACTACTCCGGAGGCTCCAGTGACCACCACTACTCCTGAGGCTCCAGTGACCACCACTACTCCTGAGGCTCCAGTGACCACCACTACTCCTGAGGCTCCAGTGACCACCACTACTCCTGAGGCTCCAGTGACCACCACTACTCCTGAGGCTCCAGTGACCACCACTACTCCTGAGGCTCCAGTGACCACCACTACTCCTGAGGCTCCAGTGACCACTACTCCTGAGGCTCCAGTAACCACCACTACTCCTGAGGCACCAGTGACCACTACTCCTGAGGCTCCAGTGACCACCACTACTCCTGAGGCTCCAGTGACCACTACTCCGGAGGCTCCAGTGACCACCACTACTCCTGAGGCTCCAGTGACCACCACTACTCCTGAGGCTCCAGTGACCACCACTACTCCTGAGGCTCCAGTGACCACCACTACTCCGGAGGCTCCAGTGACCACTACTCCTGAACCTACTACCACTAGCGAGCGCCCACCTGAGGAAGATATTAACAGATCCTCGCGTTTCGGTCAGAGGAGGTCGTGGAACCTGTTTAAGCGCTTCTTCTAA
- the LOC122613441 gene encoding cell wall protein IFF6 isoform X2, translating into MQVKLCAILLAIGLSQVVAYPPLQLNNPHKNLVQFMIQSREVSSNSDHTLVCLDYYLPLMDEVVDTYKADVKACLDAASLEISQINDNTKDERDAIDASANLSCAALTACSAKEGAEDYFKCYSEVGTNNTKTMFTISANASELLAAVQEELRLINVKEEVCTNKTQRTYGENYGALYDDLGSCIGGAPIPSETTSTQASSTDSSTDSSSVSTESSTDSSSVSTESSTDSSTDSSSASTESSTDSSTYSSSASTESSTDSSTDSSSSSSESSTDSSTDSSSVSTESSTDSSTDSSSVSTESSTDSSTDSSSSASTESSTDSSSDSTASSTESSSVSTESTTESDGNKESAPEEDLKSLSTQNSNDLQKILKNLRVWFKTH; encoded by the exons ATGCAAGTCAAGTTGTGCGCTATCCTGTTGGCCATTGGCCTCAGTCAGGTCGTGGCCTATCCTCCACTGCAACTCAACAATCCGCACAAGAACTTGGTGCAGTTCATGATCCAATCCCGTGAAGTCAGCAGCAATAGTGACCATACCCTTGTGTGCTTGGATTATTACCTTCCCCTGATGGACGAAGTTGTGGATACCTACAAGGCCGATGTCAAGGCGTGTTTGGATGCAGCTTCCTTGGAGATCTCGCAGATCAACGACAACACCAAGGACGAACGAGATGCCATCGACGCCTCCGCCAATCTCTCCTGCGCTGCCCTCACCGCTTGCAGTGCCAAGGAAGGCGCCGAAGATTACTTCAAGTGCTACAGTGAAGTC GGTACCAACAACACCAAAACCATGTTCACCATCTCCGCTAACGCCTCCGAGCTGCTGGCCGCTGTCCAGGAGGAACTGCGTCTCATCAATGTGAAGGAAGAGGTGTGCACCAACAAAACGCAGAGGACCTATGGAGAGAACTATGGTGCGCTCTACGACGACTTGGGCTCATGCATTGGTGGAGCTCCCATTCCATCGGAAACTACAAGCACACAGGCTTCTTCCACGGATTCGTCGACTGACTCATCCTCTGTTTCCACCGAGTCCTCTACTGATTCGTCCTCCGTTTCAACCGAATCCTCTACTGATTCCTCCACTGATTCGTCCTCCGCATCAACCGAATCCTCTACTGATTCCTCGACCTACTCGTCCTCTGCTTCAACGGAATCCTCCACAGATTCATCGACTGATTCGTCCTCTTCGTCCTCCGAATCCTCCACTGATTCATCGACAGATTCGTCTTCAGTGTCCACCGAATCCTCCACTGATTCATCGACCGATTCGTCTTCAGTGTCCACCGAATCCTCCACTGATTCGTCGACTGATTCGTCGTCCTCTGCATCCACC GAATCCTCCACTGATTCGTCCTCCGATTCCACCGCATCCTCTACTGAATCCTCATCTGTTTCCACGGAATCCACCACAGAAAGTGATGGTAATAAGGAATCGGCACCTGAGGAGGACTTGAAATCCCTCTCCACTCAGAACAGCAATGACCTCCAGAAGATTCTTAAGAATCTGCGGGTTTGGTTCAAAACTCACTAA
- the LOC122612982 gene encoding uncharacterized protein LOC122612982: MEARRRFLRTETRCRLHGLHTLLLLFALFLGFSNAAGVLDLLTPEPDLTIDECHDEFTIACANASQVFSDSYDLCELNANETIINLEVDVELERLQIELGSSAVCGNMQICDTLVDDLDYFQCINKNGIRNLDILNEINYNATSAYTRLHEDYDAVQRAFLLCGLDAQKKYMEDIRQAHRDLTQCRSEIDEFNE; this comes from the exons ATGGAAGCACGACGTCGATTTTTAAGAACGGAGACCCGTTGTCGCCTCCACGGTTTACATActctattattattgtttgcccTTTTTTTGGGCTTCTCAAATGCTGCTGGAGTCCTGGACTTGCTCACCCCCGAACCGGATCTCACGATAGACGAGTGTCACGATGAGTTCACCATCGCCTGTGCCAACGCCTCACAAGTCTTCTCCGATTCCTACGACTTGTGCGAACTGAATGCCAATGAGACCATCATCAATCTGGAGGTCGATGTGGAACTGGAGCGACTGCAAATCGAGTTGGGATCCAGTGCGGTGTGCGGAAATATGCAAATCTGCGACACATTGGTTGACGATCTGGACTACTTTCAGTGCATCAATAAAAAC GGAATCCGTAACCTAGACATTCTGAACGAAATAAATTACAATGCCACGAGTGCGTATACACGGCTACATGAGGATTACGATGCAGTGCAGCGGGCGTTTCTGCTTTGCGGCCTAGATGCCCAGAAGAAGTACATGGAGGACATAAGGCAGGCCCACAGAGACCTCACACAATGTCGATCGGAAATCGACGAGTTTAACGAGTAA